The genomic stretch GATTTTTTATGTGTTAAAGAAGTAAAagttaaagaaataaaaaaaattaactaacatGTGTTCTTAAGACAAATAATAAGTTTATTATTAGtgaaagatataatttttaaataaatatattaaaaatttaattttttatatatttttaattatttttttctaattttaatttgtgttctTAATGCAGAAGATAAATAAATCCTTGAAAAAAAAGGCGAGAACAAGGCAAGTAGTAACCTTAGCTGGCTCCTGTCCTCTCTTCCATAGACCATACGAAGACAAATCCAATATACAGCAacaatctaaattatttttgtgtcttgtttaaatttaaatattctaattttaagaatatataattttaaaatttaaatatatgagAGAGGAAAAAGTTAAACTATAATATCTAAAGAATAATTATTAtagatattttgttattttttttagataataaCTGGCTAAAAGATAGATTAATTGAACCCCTTAGCTTAGATACAAGTCCACGCCATAATCACCTTTAATTAACTCAAATGGATAAGCCCCTTAAACCTCTCAAAATACAACTGCTACTACTTTTCTATTTACCgtatcctctctctctctctctcacacatACACAGCCAACACAACACAGTACTGTTCTCAAAGATTCTCTCTCCATTACATGCAACTAAACATACCCTTTctccctccctccctcttcTATTATAAAAACCCCTCACACACCTTCCCCTCAACTCCACACCATAACACACAAACTTCACAAACACATACACTACTTCAATTGAACGCACAATGGAGTCCCTTTCCTCCACCAAACACAATCACAATCCTTCTAAGCCTAATTCTCTTCACTTAGAGAACCAGCCTCAACTACCACCGGAGCCAAGTCCTCTACGTAAGATCATCGTCGTGGCGTCTATTGCTGCCGGTGTTCAGTTTGGATGGGCTTTACAGCTCTCCTTGCTGACTCCCTACGTCCAGCTGCTTGGTATTCCACACACTTGGGCCGCTTATATCTGGCTCTGCGGCCCAATAAGTGGGATGCTTGTGCAGCCTATAGTAGGCTACCATAGTGACCGCTGCACGTCGCGGTTTGGACGTCGGCGGCCCTTCATTGCTGCCGGCGCTTTAGCGGTTGCCATCGCAGTGTTCCTTATAGGCTACGCTGCTGACATGGGACACATGTTTGGTGACTCGCTGGAGAAGAAGGCCCGCCCGCGCGCCATAGCCATCTTCGTGGTCGGGTTCTGGATCCTTGACGTGGCGAACAACATGCTTCAAGGTCCATGCCGGGCACTTCTCGCCGACCTCGCTGCTGGAGATCAACGGAAAACGCGGACGGCCAACGCTGGCTTCTCCTTCTTCATGGCGGTGGGAAACGTCCTAGGATACGCCGCCGGTTCCTACAGCGGTCTCCACCACATATTCCCGTTCACAAAAACGAAAGCATGTGATGTATACTGTGCAAATCTCAAAAGCTGCTTCTTCCTCTCAATCGCGATGTTGCTAACTCTAGCCACGGCGGCGTCGGTATACGTCAAAGAGAAACCACTCTCGCCGGAGAAATCAACGGCGGCGGACGCCGAGGACGAAGGGAAATCACACGGCATGCCGTGCTTCGGAGAATTGTCTGGCGCGTTCCGCGAATTGAAGAGGCCGATGTGGATCTTGTTGCTGGTGACGTGTCTGAATTGGATCGCGTGGTTCCCGTTCTTGCTCTTCGACACCGATTGGATGGGGAGAGAAGTGTACGGCGGAACGGTTGGTGTTGGTAAGGCATACGATATGGGAGTACGCGCCGGAGCCTTAGGGTTGATGTTGAACTCGCTTGTGCTCGGAGCGGCGTCGTTGGGGGTGGAGATTTTGGCGCGTGCAGTTGGTGGAGTTAAGAGGCTTTGGGGAATCGTGAACTTCATTCTTGCAATTTGTCTTGCAATGACGGTTTTGGTTACCAAGCAAGCCGAGCACTCGCGCCATTTCGCCCCTGGATCAAACGACCCTCTTCCGCCGCCCGGACACGTTAAGGCCGGCGCTTTGGCTCTCTTCTCCGTTCTTGGAATTCCCCTTGCGGTCAGTAATAACCAATAACcatttattcttatttatttcgcttttttttttcaaatatttattttgtttaatgtgaaaagaaattaaatttgattgaaaatgtaTGTGTAGTTTTGGGcataaaaaatagttttgaCTACTTTTGAATATTTAAAGAATACTTTTACCATAATCATTTGCTAAATTCTTAAAATATGATGATTGggttttattttgaataattatgggaattaatttattttgggTGGGGGTGAGAGAAACATTGACATGTTCCTAATAATATCCGTTTCAGAGGAATATGAGAGGGAAAAGTTAGAATACTTTACCTActaattttgtttcaaaatagAATTGAGGGGTGGCCATGCATGAATGAAGAGCATGTGAATGAGAGgcatgtgatttttttttttaattttaaaatctcaaAAGATCTtctttttttcagtttttcttGTCTTTTATGGGAAGTGTTGTGCAGAAGCTTGGCCTTCcccattaaaaacaaaaatattgggTATCGATTTGCTTAAGGCGTGTGACTCTTGTATTTTTGATGTTACAGACTTTATTTGAACTTTACCtgttaaataaaacaaattgtGTTCTTGGCTTTGAGTGTTTGTTTGAATTGTCAAAGACAATTTTAATTAAACAGGaccagaaagaaataaaagacaATTGTTAGCATGTGTTTGCAGGGATTTGTTTATTATTGTGACTAGTTTTGATTATCAAATTAATACAGTGGCTAATATTCCTTACCCTGATTTTGATCTCtgcaattaaataaaagataCCAGTTAACTTCTAATAATCCAAAGTTTAGGTACTTAATTCATTCAAATTTTAAAGAACATAACCTaaaaaaacaactaaagaaaAAGTTTAGAAACTTTATACTTCTGCAAAACATAACAACAACATAGTAATAGgctaacattttttattattgtgcATGTGTCACAGATTACTTACAGCATACCCTTTGCTCTAGCATCTATATTCTCTACCTCCACAGGAGCAGGACAAGGTAAAAGACAAATCAAACCCTTTtagtttgaaaatttgaaggtctATAATCATATAGATCAATACTAAACTAAGATCCATAAGCTTAACCTATTGTTATTGTTTCAAAATCATTTCAGGGTTATCTCTAGGAGTTCTCAATCTTGCAATTGTCATACCACAGGTTAGCATTAAATTATTCATAAGGTTTTGACCTTATTAGTACTTCTTttttatatgttaaaaaaaaagtagtaGTTAGTCTGAATAATTGACTAATTTGTttgttatatattattatgTGTATAGATGGTGATTTCTGTAACTAGTGGACCATGGGATGCTCTGTTTGGTGGTGGAAACTTGCCAGCATTTGTGGTGGGAGCAGTGGCAGCAGCAGCAAGTGGCATATTATCCATAATCCTGCTACCATCACCGCCGCCGGATTTGGCCAAGGCCGCAACTGCCGCCGGAGGAGGCTTCCATTAA from Arachis stenosperma cultivar V10309 chromosome 9, arast.V10309.gnm1.PFL2, whole genome shotgun sequence encodes the following:
- the LOC130948444 gene encoding sucrose transport protein-like; amino-acid sequence: MESLSSTKHNHNPSKPNSLHLENQPQLPPEPSPLRKIIVVASIAAGVQFGWALQLSLLTPYVQLLGIPHTWAAYIWLCGPISGMLVQPIVGYHSDRCTSRFGRRRPFIAAGALAVAIAVFLIGYAADMGHMFGDSLEKKARPRAIAIFVVGFWILDVANNMLQGPCRALLADLAAGDQRKTRTANAGFSFFMAVGNVLGYAAGSYSGLHHIFPFTKTKACDVYCANLKSCFFLSIAMLLTLATAASVYVKEKPLSPEKSTAADAEDEGKSHGMPCFGELSGAFRELKRPMWILLLVTCLNWIAWFPFLLFDTDWMGREVYGGTVGVGKAYDMGVRAGALGLMLNSLVLGAASLGVEILARAVGGVKRLWGIVNFILAICLAMTVLVTKQAEHSRHFAPGSNDPLPPPGHVKAGALALFSVLGIPLAITYSIPFALASIFSTSTGAGQGLSLGVLNLAIVIPQMVISVTSGPWDALFGGGNLPAFVVGAVAAAASGILSIILLPSPPPDLAKAATAAGGGFH